A window from Micromonospora terminaliae encodes these proteins:
- the gltB gene encoding glutamate synthase large subunit — translation MAFPYPHSPQPAPRTTGLYDPAHEHDACGVAFVADLHGRRSHEVVANGLGALCRLDHRGARGAEHNTGDGAGIMIQVPDAFLRTVVDFPLPPAGRYATGLVFLPDDDAAEARARQVVEKYALVEGADILGWRDVPTDPSGLGETALAAMPRVRQLFLAAHRLTDAPAGPAGSPLSGLDLDRVAFCLRKQVERETAERGVPAYFPSLSGRTMVWKGMLTPDQLPAFYPELTDERVVSAIALVHSRFSTNTFPSWPLAHPYRFIAHNGEINTIRGNRNWMQAREALLRSPHLPGNIRRIFPVCTPAASDSANFDEVLELLHLAGRSLPHAVLMMIPEAWENDPQMRADKRAFYRFHASLMEPWDGPASVAFTDGEIVGAVLDRNGLRPGRWWRTADGLVVLGSEAGVLDLDPATVVAKGRLQPGRMFLVDTVNGRIVQDDEIKAELAAAQPYGEWLHAGLIELDELPPREHIVYTHDSVRRRQQTFGYTEEELKILLGPMARSGAEPIGSMGTDTPIAPLSTRPRLLYDYFHQLFAQVTNPPLDAIREELVTSLASTIGPEGNLLDPGPASCRQIVLPYPVVDNDELAKILSIDEDGDLPGFKAVRVSGLYRVRDGGAGIKARLTEICRHVSEAIEDGVRILVLSDRDSNADLAPIPSLLLTAAVHQHLVREQTRTQVALIVESGDCREVHHAAVLIGYGAAAVNPYLAFESVEDMISTGALVGVEPGTAIRNYVKALGKGVLKIMSKMGISTVSSYCGAQVFEAVGLDTRLVQRYFRGTPSTISGIGLAEIHAEVAARHALAWPPAGARASDRLEVGGEYQWRREGELHLFNPETVFLLQHATRSRQYDVFRQYTTKVDELAAKAGSLRGLFTLRTGVRPPVPLDEVEPASEIVKRFATGAMSYGSISAEAHETLAIAMNRLGGRSNTGEGGEDVDRLHDPERRSAVKQIASGRFGVTSEYLVNADDLQIKMAQGAKPGEGGQLPGNKVWPWIARTRHATPGVGLISPPPHHDIYSIEDLAQLVHDLKCVNPAARVHVKLVSEVGVGTVAAGVAKLKADVILISGHDGGTGASPLNSLKHAGTPWELGLAEAQQTLLLNKLRDRVTVQVDGQLKTGRDVLVAALLGAEEFGFATAPLIVEGCVMMRVCHLDTCPVGIATQNPVLRERFTGKPEFVENFFLFLAEEVRGYLAELGFRSISEAIGHTELLDVAGAIDHWKGHGLDLSRVLHLPELPEGAARRGIRAQDHGLELALDNQLLALAEPALRDGTPVRVEVPVRNEHRSVGAMLGGEVTRRFGGAGLPDDTIEFLLRGTAGQSFGAFLPRGVTLRLHGDANDYVGKGLSGGRLVVRPDAAAPFAGADAGPGGRAEDQIIAGNTILYGATGGEVFLRGRVGERFAVRNSGAVAVVEGVGDHGCEYMTGGTVVVLGPTGRNFAAGMSGGTAFVHRLDRRLVNAELVDLSPLGVQERERLHELVQRHFAETDSAVAEELLKRWPEAVEEFTAVVPRDYRRVLEIMRAAEAAGHDVDDAVMSALAPSAAPVPPAPRAVAQEVARA, via the coding sequence TCGCACGAGGTCGTCGCGAACGGTCTCGGGGCGCTCTGCCGGCTGGACCACCGGGGCGCCCGGGGCGCGGAGCACAACACCGGTGACGGCGCGGGGATCATGATCCAGGTGCCGGACGCGTTCCTGCGTACGGTGGTCGACTTCCCGCTGCCGCCCGCCGGCCGGTACGCCACCGGCCTGGTGTTCCTGCCCGACGACGACGCCGCGGAGGCCCGCGCCCGCCAGGTGGTGGAGAAGTACGCGCTGGTCGAGGGGGCCGACATCCTCGGCTGGCGGGACGTGCCCACCGACCCGTCCGGCCTGGGCGAGACCGCCCTGGCGGCGATGCCCCGGGTCCGGCAGCTCTTCCTGGCCGCGCACCGGCTCACCGACGCGCCCGCCGGCCCCGCCGGCTCCCCGCTGAGCGGGCTCGACCTTGACCGGGTGGCGTTTTGCCTGCGCAAGCAGGTCGAGCGGGAGACCGCCGAGCGGGGCGTGCCGGCCTACTTCCCGTCGCTGTCCGGGCGGACCATGGTGTGGAAGGGCATGCTCACCCCGGACCAGCTCCCGGCGTTCTACCCGGAGCTGACGGACGAGCGGGTGGTGAGCGCGATCGCGCTGGTGCACTCGCGGTTCTCCACCAACACGTTCCCGTCCTGGCCGCTGGCCCACCCGTACCGGTTCATCGCCCACAACGGCGAGATCAACACGATCCGCGGCAACCGGAACTGGATGCAGGCGCGCGAGGCGCTGCTGCGCAGCCCGCACCTGCCCGGCAACATCCGCCGGATCTTCCCGGTGTGCACGCCGGCCGCCTCCGACTCGGCCAACTTCGATGAGGTCCTCGAACTGCTGCACCTGGCCGGGCGCAGCCTGCCGCACGCGGTGCTCATGATGATCCCCGAGGCCTGGGAGAACGACCCGCAGATGCGCGCCGACAAGCGCGCCTTCTACCGGTTCCACGCGAGCCTCATGGAGCCGTGGGACGGGCCGGCCTCCGTCGCCTTCACCGACGGCGAGATCGTCGGTGCGGTGCTCGACCGCAACGGGCTGCGTCCGGGCCGCTGGTGGCGCACGGCCGACGGCCTCGTGGTGCTGGGCAGCGAGGCCGGCGTGCTCGACCTCGACCCGGCGACCGTGGTCGCCAAGGGCCGGCTCCAGCCCGGCCGGATGTTCCTGGTCGACACGGTCAACGGCCGGATCGTCCAGGACGACGAGATCAAGGCCGAGCTGGCCGCCGCCCAGCCCTACGGGGAGTGGCTGCACGCCGGCCTCATCGAGCTGGACGAACTGCCGCCGCGCGAACACATCGTCTACACCCACGACTCGGTACGCCGCCGGCAGCAGACCTTCGGCTACACCGAGGAGGAGCTGAAGATCCTGCTCGGCCCGATGGCCCGCAGCGGCGCGGAGCCCATCGGCTCGATGGGCACCGACACCCCCATCGCCCCGCTGTCCACCCGGCCGCGACTGCTCTACGACTACTTCCACCAGCTCTTCGCCCAGGTCACCAATCCGCCGCTGGACGCCATCCGGGAGGAGCTGGTGACCAGCCTGGCGTCCACCATCGGGCCGGAGGGCAACCTGCTCGACCCGGGCCCGGCGAGCTGCCGGCAGATCGTCCTGCCGTACCCGGTCGTCGACAACGACGAGCTGGCCAAGATCCTCTCCATCGACGAGGACGGCGACCTGCCCGGGTTCAAGGCGGTCCGGGTCTCCGGGCTCTACCGGGTCCGCGACGGCGGCGCCGGCATCAAGGCCCGGCTCACCGAGATCTGCCGGCACGTCTCCGAGGCCATCGAGGACGGCGTACGCATCCTCGTGCTCTCCGACCGGGACTCCAACGCCGACCTGGCGCCGATCCCGTCGCTGCTGCTCACCGCCGCGGTGCACCAGCACCTGGTGCGGGAGCAGACCCGGACCCAGGTGGCGCTCATCGTGGAGTCCGGCGACTGCCGGGAGGTGCACCACGCGGCCGTGCTGATCGGGTACGGCGCGGCGGCGGTCAACCCGTACCTGGCCTTCGAGTCCGTCGAGGACATGATCTCGACGGGCGCCCTGGTCGGCGTGGAACCGGGTACGGCGATCCGCAACTACGTGAAGGCGCTCGGCAAGGGCGTCCTGAAGATCATGTCGAAGATGGGCATCTCGACGGTCTCGTCGTACTGCGGTGCGCAGGTCTTCGAGGCGGTCGGCCTGGACACCCGGCTGGTCCAGCGCTACTTCCGGGGCACCCCGAGCACGATCAGCGGCATCGGGCTGGCCGAGATCCACGCCGAGGTGGCCGCCCGGCACGCGCTGGCCTGGCCGCCCGCCGGGGCCCGGGCCAGCGACCGGCTGGAGGTCGGCGGCGAGTACCAGTGGCGCCGCGAGGGCGAACTGCACCTGTTCAACCCGGAGACGGTCTTCCTGCTCCAGCACGCCACCCGCAGCCGCCAGTACGACGTGTTCCGGCAGTACACCACCAAGGTCGACGAGCTGGCCGCGAAGGCGGGCTCGCTGCGCGGGCTGTTCACCCTGCGCACCGGGGTGCGCCCGCCGGTGCCACTGGACGAGGTCGAGCCCGCGAGCGAGATCGTCAAGCGGTTCGCCACCGGCGCCATGTCGTACGGGTCGATCTCCGCGGAGGCGCACGAGACCCTGGCCATCGCCATGAACCGCCTCGGCGGCCGGTCGAACACCGGCGAGGGCGGCGAGGACGTCGACCGGCTGCACGACCCCGAGCGCCGCTCGGCGGTCAAGCAGATCGCCAGCGGCCGGTTCGGCGTCACCAGCGAATACCTGGTCAACGCCGACGACCTCCAGATCAAGATGGCGCAGGGCGCGAAGCCCGGCGAGGGTGGTCAGCTGCCCGGCAACAAGGTCTGGCCGTGGATCGCCCGTACCCGGCACGCCACCCCGGGCGTCGGCCTGATCTCGCCGCCGCCGCACCACGACATCTACTCCATCGAGGACCTGGCCCAGCTCGTCCACGACCTGAAGTGCGTCAACCCGGCCGCCCGGGTGCACGTGAAGCTGGTCAGCGAGGTCGGGGTGGGCACCGTGGCGGCCGGCGTGGCGAAGCTCAAGGCCGACGTCATCCTGATCTCCGGGCACGACGGCGGCACGGGCGCGTCACCGCTCAACTCGCTCAAGCACGCCGGCACCCCCTGGGAGCTGGGCCTGGCCGAGGCCCAGCAGACATTGCTGCTCAACAAGCTCCGCGACCGGGTCACCGTGCAGGTCGACGGCCAGCTCAAGACCGGCCGGGACGTGCTGGTCGCGGCGCTGCTGGGCGCCGAGGAGTTCGGCTTCGCCACCGCGCCCCTCATCGTCGAGGGCTGCGTGATGATGCGGGTCTGCCACCTGGACACCTGCCCGGTCGGCATCGCCACCCAGAACCCGGTGCTGCGCGAGCGCTTCACCGGCAAGCCGGAGTTCGTGGAGAACTTCTTCCTCTTCCTGGCCGAGGAGGTCCGCGGGTACCTGGCCGAGCTGGGCTTCCGCAGCATCTCCGAGGCGATCGGGCACACCGAGCTGCTCGACGTCGCCGGCGCGATCGACCACTGGAAGGGCCACGGGCTCGACCTCAGCCGGGTGCTGCACCTGCCCGAGCTGCCCGAGGGCGCGGCCCGGCGCGGGATCCGGGCCCAGGACCACGGCCTGGAGCTGGCGCTGGACAACCAGCTCCTCGCCCTGGCCGAGCCGGCGCTGCGCGACGGCACGCCGGTCCGGGTCGAGGTGCCCGTGCGCAACGAGCACCGCAGCGTGGGCGCCATGCTCGGCGGCGAGGTGACCCGCCGCTTCGGCGGCGCCGGGCTGCCCGACGACACGATCGAGTTCCTGCTGCGCGGCACCGCCGGCCAGTCGTTCGGCGCGTTCCTGCCGCGCGGGGTCACCCTGCGCCTGCACGGCGACGCCAACGACTACGTCGGCAAGGGCCTCTCCGGCGGCCGGCTCGTCGTCCGCCCGGACGCCGCCGCGCCGTTCGCGGGCGCGGACGCCGGCCCGGGCGGGCGCGCCGAGGACCAGATCATCGCCGGCAACACGATCCTCTACGGCGCCACCGGCGGCGAGGTCTTCCTGCGCGGCCGGGTCGGCGAGCGGTTCGCGGTGCGCAACTCCGGCGCCGTGGCCGTCGTCGAGGGTGTGGGCGACCACGGCTGCGAGTACATGACCGGCGGCACGGTCGTGGTGCTCGGGCCGACCGGGCGCAACTTCGCCGCGGGCATGTCCGGCGGCACGGCGTTCGTGCACCGGCTCGACCGGCGGCTGGTCAACGCCGAGCTGGTCGACCTGTCGCCGCTGGGCGTGCAGGAGCGGGAGCGGCTGCACGAGCTGGTCCAGCGGCACTTCGCCGAGACCGACTCGGCGGTCGCCGAGGAGCTGCTGAAGCGCTGGCCGGAGGCGGTGGAGGAGTTCACCGCCGTGGTTCCCCGGGACTACCGCCGGGTGCTGGAGATCATGCGGGCCGCCGAAGCCGCCGGCCATGACGTCGACGACGCGGTGATGAGCGCGCTCGCACCATCCGCTGCGCCGGTGCCGCCCGCCCCGCGGGCGGTCGCCCAGGAGGTGGCTCGTGCCTGA